AAATATCGCGGGGACAACAAACTTGGCGCTCAGGATAAAAGTCAGAATAATCAGGGAGCCCTTGAAGAAAATGTTCGGAAGAGACCCCTCAAAACTCACAGAACTTCCTGCAAGTATCGGAGTGATCAGGATAAGGGGCACGATAGCAAGGTCCTGAAATATAAGAATTGCAAGCGAGGTTTTTCCGTGCGGAGTATAAACCTCATTTCTGTCCTGAAGGACCTTGAGAACTATTGCAGTGCTGCTAAGTGAGATCAGGAGGCCTGTAAATAAGGATGCAGAATGACTGAAACCAAGATTTGTGCAGACAGCCAGCACAATTCCTGTTGTAAAGAGGATCTGAAGAGCACCTCCCACCAGTACAGCCTTTTTCATATTCCAGAGGTCTTTTAAAGAGAGGTCGACTCCGATCGTAAATAGCAGAAAAATGACGCCCAGTTCGGCATTTATTTCCATGTTTTGCCCGCTGTCCATAATCCCAAGCCCGTGAGGGCCTATCAGCACCCCGGTTACAAGAAATCCCAGCACAGGAGGGACTTCAAATTTGGAGAATATGGTAAGGATAAGAATGGCAAAACCCAGAATTACATCGACATGCGCCAGCACAGAGAGATCCATTTCGTTTTACTCCTCTGGAAATCAAAACAAAAATACTTACAGATTTCTAAATTGAAGTTTCTCAAATTTTCAAAGAACATTACAGAGTGAAGTTCATGAAATATTATTTTACTCACCCGCCCCGCGAATATTATCTGCTGTAAGTGAACAAATATTTATTAACAGATATAGTATTTTCGGTAGAAAATAGAAAAGAAAAAATAGGAAGCATATACAGTATCTTAATTAATTTTCATTTTTTTCCAGAGCTTATCTTTCTGGAAATAAGGTAAAAGATTCAGGAACTTCATCCTCAGTAACCTGATCTAGAATTACCATATTTTTGGGACCAGCCTGTAAGTTCTCTTTACATAATCTTTATACCCGTTCACTTCCCGGAGCAAGGTCTCTTCTTCCAGCTTCAGCCTGTACAGGAAGAGAAAAACAAGTACTGCCGAAATGCTGAGTGAATAATACGCATTGAGGATAAGAGGAATACCGACGGCCTGCAGGAGATTCCCTGCGTAAGCAGGATGTCTTATGAACCTGTAAGGTCCGCTTTCTATAAGCTCGTGCCTGTCCTTAATCTCAATATGCACGGAAAAGTATTTGCCCAGGGTCCATATGCCCCATGCCCTGAGGATTGTACCGGATACTGCCAGAAATGTGCCTGTGGCTGTAACGGCAGGTGAATACCCGGGAAATAGGCTGTATTCAAGAGCCGGGAGGATTAAAAGCAACCACCAGAAGAATAAAAGCAGGTAACGAGTCCATTTATCTGACTGTATTCCTGGAAGGTCAGAACCCCTGTATGCGAATTTTTCTGCCTTCAGAGAAAATATAAGGGTTCCTGCATAAACATAAACCGGTAGATGATTTAAAGAGTTCCAATTCCTGTCCAGAACTGTCCAGATTACGGCTGCCAGTAAAATCATGGGTATGCTTATGGTCCAGCTTATCTGATCTTCTTTTTTTATTTTGGGTCCACGCATTGAATATTTTAATGAAATTAATTATTCTTCTATTTTTCCAGCCTCTCAGTAAATTCATAAAGTGAAGCAAAAACAAACAGCAAATAAAAAACAGGTCATGCATAAAAATGAGAATTAATTAAAAAGCCTGTGAGAAAACCGTCAAAAATATCATTATTGACAGCTTCACTGGCAGTATGAAAGAAACCCTTCTTCTTATTGATATTCAAAACGACTATTTTCCAGGCGGTAGGATGGAACTTGCAGGCATGGAAGACGCGTCAAAAAAGGCGGCTGGTCTCCTTAAAGCATTCCGTGCTTCAGGCAAACCGGTATTTTTTATCAAACACCTTTCTACCAGGCCCGGAGCTTCCTTTTTCATACCCGGAACTCCCGGAGCGGAAATCCATGACAGCGTCCAGCCCCTATCAGAGGAAACAGTTATTGAGAAACATTTCCCGAACAGCTTTTTCCAGACTGAGCTTCTCTCACGGCTGAATGAAGAAAATGTGACAGATCTGGTAATCTGCGGGGCAATGAGCCATATGTGTATAGACACAACTGTGAGGGCTGCAAAAGAACTCGGTTTTACATCTACCCTGATTGCCGATGCCTGTGCCACTCGTGATCTTAAATTCAAAGATGAACTCCTGCCTGCCAGTACTGTTCATGCATCTTTCATGGCTGCACTGGATGGAATGTTTGCAAAAGTAATGACCACAGAAGAATATCTTGTATGAAAATCAATTTTCCATCCTTCTTTTAATTTGGCATGAAAGTTCTCTCAAGTACTTTCATTTTTTGGGCATGTTATTCGAAGAATATCATGTGTGTTTTTTGTTTTTTTTTAATAATAAAAAAATAGTAACAGTGAATAAATGAAAAATTGCAGGTAAATGAAAAACTACTACCTTTCAAACAGAAATCAGGTTGCTTTGCCGTTCATACAGAAGTACTGCGACGGCTTCCCCTCTCCCAGGTCATACTCTTTCCAGACTTCACAGGTATTGCAGATGCATTTTCTGTCAGGGTTAAGGTCCTGGCATGTAGCTTTGCCTGTCGAGCAGTATAGTCCCGGAACATCTTTGGGGTCAGGAACTTTTTCTCCAGACATGTTTTCCATTGCTTTTTTTGAGCTTTCAAGTTTGTCCTGTGCACACTTGCTGTTAGCCTGAACCGGACATTGTGAGCACATGCATTTTTGAATGTTTTCCCGTGCATAAGGGACTTCGAAGTCCGTACCTCTCTCCCTGGGCTCTAAAGAACCCTTTCCTTCTGATGTATCTCTTCCTCTGTTCATGTTATCCCCCTGGTCTGTATTCCAATTAGTATTCCATTTCTGGTTTTGGTTTAAGGCATAAAAGTCTTTTCAGTTGCAGAACAAATATTCAGTGGATTATTCATCAACCATTTAAAAATATAACAATGAAATCAAGCATTTTTACTGAAAGAACCCTGAAAATTCCAGAAGAAAAAAATGCAGGATATAAGATATATATCTATAAAAATTAAGTATATAATTATGAAAAGAAAGGATAAGATCCGGGTGGGGATGTACTTATCGTATATGGTTTTCATAACCATTATAGGAGTAGCGTCGTATTTTGTGAACAACCTTCTGGACCTTGCATTATCTGTAATTGCTCTGATTCTGATATTTTCTCCAGTCCTTATACGAAAAGATTTCAGTGCAAATTTTCCAAGTCTCATTGATACTCTTATCCTTGTGTATCTTTTCCTTGGAACATACCTCGGGAGCTTCAAGTCATTCTTTGAGAGGATCTGGTGGTGGGATATTTTACTGCACTTATTGATGGGGGTCAACATAGCCCTGATCAGTTTTTCAGTCATATACCGCCTGAAAGAAGTAAAATCTCATGTCCAGTTGAGTCCGTTCATGGTAGCGTTTTTCTCATTTGCAATTTCGATGGCTGCAGGAGGGATCTGGGAAATTGTAGAATATGTCCTTGACACATTCTTCGGGTTTGAACTTCAAAAACCCCCCCGGATACGATGATAGATTTGATATTCGTATTTATAGGAGGGCTGATAGTTTCCACAGGAGGCTACCTGTATGCAAAGTACCCGAGAGCAAATATGATCGAACTGCTGTTCTCAAAGGACGAAATAGAAGCCATGAAAGATGACCATCCTGAGCTCCAAAAAGGGAAAAGGCGCCTGGAATTGTGAAAACGCACTGATTTTCTGAGCTATGAAACAGAGATGAATAAATCATCTTTCTTCGTAAATAATGGAGATATCAAAAGATTGCAGTTTCCTGGTTATTCCGAACTTACAACCGGATACCCTGCACCTGTCCAGGCGTTAATGCCTCCTTCCATATTGTATACCTGTGAATATCCGGCATTCACAAGGATCTTACTCGCTGAAATGCTTCTGTGCCCTGATCTGCAGTAAACCAGTATTTTTTTGTTTTCAGGAACTTCGTCCACCCGTGCTTCAAGCAGTTTATCAGAACTTAGACTGGACCCGGACGAGTTAGTTACAGGGATCAGGGTTGCACCTTCAATATGAAAAGAATTAAACTCAGGAGGCGTTCGGACATCAAGTAAAAATACATCTTCTTCGTCGAGCAGTTCCTTTGCTTCTTCAACGCTTACGTTTGTAAACCCCGAAGGACGGTCTCCACCCCGCGGGGCAAAAATCAGTATTGCAATCAAAATTACTAAAAAAGAGGCTAAATACACTAAATTCTGTTTGTTCAATCAAAGGCTCCTCCCTATTGAATTGATAAAGACAAAAATAAGAGAGCCCAGAACAGTCAAGGACCTCTTAAGCAGTCATCGGATAATAACAGGCTTACATAAATATAAAACAATTGCGGAGAGATAAAACAATTGCGGAGAGTTCTGAAATTTCATTCTGTTCCTCTTTCGTTTTCGAACGTGACAGGAGGCTTTATTCTGGATATTCAGGTATGTTTTAGTGGAACTATCTGAAATCAGAATGTTTATAGAAGCCAAAAAAATATAATGCTGGCATGAAATTCCCCGGAGAAGCGAACGCAAATAGGACCTGTCGTATAAAAAAGAATATAAGTAACTCACATCCAATTTCAGAGAA
This window of the Methanosarcina mazei S-6 genome carries:
- a CDS encoding methyltransferase family protein encodes the protein MRGPKIKKEDQISWTISIPMILLAAVIWTVLDRNWNSLNHLPVYVYAGTLIFSLKAEKFAYRGSDLPGIQSDKWTRYLLLFFWWLLLILPALEYSLFPGYSPAVTATGTFLAVSGTILRAWGIWTLGKYFSVHIEIKDRHELIESGPYRFIRHPAYAGNLLQAVGIPLILNAYYSLSISAVLVFLFLYRLKLEEETLLREVNGYKDYVKRTYRLVPKIW
- a CDS encoding cysteine hydrolase family protein, encoding MKETLLLIDIQNDYFPGGRMELAGMEDASKKAAGLLKAFRASGKPVFFIKHLSTRPGASFFIPGTPGAEIHDSVQPLSEETVIEKHFPNSFFQTELLSRLNEENVTDLVICGAMSHMCIDTTVRAAKELGFTSTLIADACATRDLKFKDELLPASTVHASFMAALDGMFAKVMTTEEYLV
- a CDS encoding DUF2769 domain-containing protein yields the protein MNRGRDTSEGKGSLEPRERGTDFEVPYARENIQKCMCSQCPVQANSKCAQDKLESSKKAMENMSGEKVPDPKDVPGLYCSTGKATCQDLNPDRKCICNTCEVWKEYDLGEGKPSQYFCMNGKAT
- a CDS encoding rhodanese-like domain-containing protein, which produces MIAILIFAPRGGDRPSGFTNVSVEEAKELLDEEDVFLLDVRTPPEFNSFHIEGATLIPVTNSSGSSLSSDKLLEARVDEVPENKKILVYCRSGHRSISASKILVNAGYSQVYNMEGGINAWTGAGYPVVSSE